From the Kogia breviceps isolate mKogBre1 chromosome 10, mKogBre1 haplotype 1, whole genome shotgun sequence genome, the window gagagaaaaaagacctacaaaaacaaatccaaaataattcacaaaatggcaataagaacatgcatattgataattaccttaaatgtaaacagattacatgctcctaccaaaagacatagactggctgaatggatacaaaacaagacctgtatatatgctgtttacaagagccccccCTTCAGATCTAGaaacacgtacagactgaaagtgaggggatggaagaaggtattccatgcaaatggaaaccaaaagagtagcaatactcctatcagacaaaaaagccttcaaaataaagactgttacaagagacaaagaaggattcTCCATAacgataaagggatcaatccaagaagaagatataacaattgtaaacatacatacacccaacataggagcacctcaacatatAAAGCATATATTATATAAGGCACCTTAATATATAAGGTGTAAATTATATATGGCAATATATAAGACAAGTGTTAACATATATAAGAAATtctgggagactttaacacccgacttacatcagtggacagatgattgagatataaaatcaataaggaaacccaggccttaaatgacacattagagcagatggacttaattgctaTGTATAGAgtgttccatccaaaagcagcagaatacacattcttttcaagtgcacatggaacattctccaggatagatcacatgctgggccacaaagcaagcctcagtaaatttaagaaaactgaaatcatatcaagcatcttttctgaccataatgctatgagattagaaatcaactacaagaaaaaaactgcaataaacacgaacacatggaggctaaaaaatatgctactaaataaccaatgggtcactgaagaaattaaagaggaagtaaaaaaatacctagagacaaacgaaaacaaaaacacaacaatccaaaacctaagggatgtggcaaaagcagttctaagtgggaagtttatagcaatacaagcttacctcaggaaacaagaaaagtctcaaataagcaacctaactgtACATCTAAAGCAATgatggaaagaagaacaaacaaaacccaaagttagtagaagggaataaatcataaagatcagagcagaaataaatgaagttcagagactaaaaaaacaatagaaaagatcaataaaactaaaagctcgttctttgaaaagataaacaaaattgataaacctttagcaagactcatcaagaaaaaatgggagagagcccaaattaataaaattagaaatgaaaaagaagaagttacaaccaacaccatagaaatacaaaggaccataagagaccACGATgggcaactatattccaataaaatggacaacctagaagaaatggacaaattcttagaaaggtacaatctctcaagactgaaccaggaagtaacagaaaatatgaacagaccaattacaagtactgaaattgaatctgtgatttaaaaactcccaacaaacaaaagtccaggaccagatggcttcacaggagaattctaccaaacatttcgagaagagttaacacctatccttctggaactattccaaaaaattgcagagaaaggaacactcccaaactcattctatgaggacaccatcaccctgataccaaaaccagacaaagataccacaaaaaaagaaaattacaggctaatatcactgatgaacacagatgcaaaaattctcaacaaaataacaGCAAACTGAGTCCAACAAtacatcatacaccatgatcaagtaggatttatcccagggatgcaaggatttttcaatatccgcaaatcaatcagtgtgatacaccacattaacaaactgaagaataaaaaccatatgatcatctcaatagatgcactaAAAGCTTTTGgtaaaatttaacatccatttatgatttaaaaaaaaaaaaaaacctctccagaaagtgggcatagagggaaactacctcaacagaataaaggtcatatatgacaaacccacagctaacatcatactcaagggtgaaaagctgaaagcatttcctctaagatcaggaacaagacaaggatgcccactctcaccacttttgttcaacatagtattggaagtcctagacacagcaatcaaagaagaaaaagaaataaaacgaatccaaagtggaaaagaagacgtaaaactgtcactgtttgcaaatgacatgatactacacacagaaaatcctaaagacactatcagaaaactactagagctcatcaatgaattcagtaaagttgtaggatacataattaatacacagaaatctgttgcatttctatccctaacaacaaaagatcagaaagagaaattaaggaaacaatcccatttaccattgcatcaaaaagaataaaatacctaggaataaacctacctaaggagacaaaagacctgtactccaaaaactataagacactgaagaaagaaatcaaagatgacacaaacaaatggaaagatataccatgttcttgggttggaagaatcaatactgttaaaatgactatactacccatgacaatctacagattcaatgcaatctctatcaaattaccgatggcatttttcacagaactagaacaacaacaacaaaaatttgtatggaaacacaaaagaccccaaaaaaccaaagcaatcttgggaaagaaaaagaaagctggaggaatcagtctccctgacttcagactatactacacagctacagtaatcaaaagagcattgtactggcacaaaagcagaaatatagctcaatggaataggacagaaagcccagaaataaatccatacacctatggtcaattaatctatgacaaaggaggcaaaaatgtacaccagagaagacagtctcttcaataagtggtgctgggaaaagtggacagctacctgtaaaagaatgaaattgaaacactctctaacaccatacacaaaaataaactcaaaatggattaaacacctaaatgtaaaaccagatacTATAAATCTCCTAaagtaaaacataggcaggacattctctgacataaattgcagcaatatcctTTTAGGTCCATCTCCtacaataatggaaataaaaaaaaataaacaggacctaattaaacttaaaatcttttacacagcaaaggaaaccataaataaaacaaaaagacaacctccagaatgggagaaaatattcgcagaTGAtccaactgacaatggattaatcagcaaaatatacaaacagctcatgcagctcaatatcaaaaaaacaaacaagccaatcaaaaactgggcagaagatctaaaaagacatttctccaaagaagacatacagatggccaaaaggcacatgaagagatgctccacattgctaattattgtagaaatgcaaatcaaaactacaatgatggggcttccctggtggcgcagtggttgagaatgtgcctgctaatgcaggggacacgggttcgatccctggtctgggaagatcccacatgccgcagagcaactgggcccgtgagccacaaccactgagcctgcacgcctggagcctgtgctctgcaacaaaagaggccacgacagtgagaggcccacgcaccgcaatgaagagcggcccccgcttgccgcaactagggaaagccctcgcacagaaacaaagacccaacacagccaaaaataaattttaaaaactacaatgaggtatcacctcacgccagtcagaacagccatcatcaaaaagtctacaaataataaatgctggagagggtgtggaggaaagggaaccatcctacactgttgttgggaatgtaaattggtgcagccactatggagaacagtacggatgttcctcaaaaactaaaaacagagttgccatatgatcctgaaatcccaatcctgggcatatacctggagaaaacaataattcaaaaagatacatgcgattagagacctaaatgtaagactggacactataaaactcttagaggaaaacataggaagaaccctctttggcataaatcacagcaagatcttttttgttccacctcctagagtaatggaaataaaaacaaaaataaacaaatgggacctaatgaaacttaaaagcttccgCAAAGCAAAGGatactacaaacaagacgaaaagacaaccctgagaatgggagaaaatatttgcaaacgaatcaacggacaaaggattaatctccaaaatatataaacagctcatgcagctcaatattaaaaaaacaaacaacccaatccaaaaatgggcagaagacctaaacagacatttctccaaagaagacatacagatggccaagaagcacatgaaaagctgttcaacatcactaattattagagaaatgcaagtcaaaactacaatgaggtatcacctcacaccagttagaatgggcatcatcagaaaatctacaaaaaacaaatgctggagagggtgtggagaaaagggaaccctcttgcactgttggtgggaatgtaaattgatacagccactatggagaacagcatggaggttccttaaaaaactaaaaatagggcttccctggtggcacagtggttgggagtccgcctgccaatgcaggggacatgggttcgtgccccggtccgggaagatcccacatgccatggagctgctaggcccgtgagccatggccgctgagcctgcgcatccagagcctgtgctctgcaacgggagaggccacagcagtgagaggcctgcatacagcaaaaaaaaaaaactaactaaaaatagaattaccatatgacccagccatcccactactgggcatatacccagagaaaaccataattcaaaaagacatatgcagggcttccctggtggcgcagtggttgagagtccacctgccgatgcaggggacgcgagttcatgccccggtccaggaagatcccacgtgccgcggagcggctgggcccgtgagccattgccgctgagcctgcgtgtccggagcctgtgctccgcggcgggagaggccacaacagtgagaggcccgtgtaccacaaaaaaaaaaaaaaaaaaaaaaaaaagacatatgcaccccaatggtcACTGCTGcgctacttacaatagccaggtcatggaagcaacctaaatgcccatccacagacaaatggataaagaagatgtggtacatatatacaatattactcagccataaaaaggaatgaaattgggtcatttgtagagacgtggatgaatctagagactgtcatacagagtgaagttaagtcagaaagagaaaaacaaatatcgtatattaatgcatatatgtggaacctagaagaatggtacagatgaaccagtttgcagggcagaaatagaaacacagatgtagagaacaaacaaatcgacaccaagggggggaagcagcaggggatgggggtggtggtgtgatgaactgggagattgggattgacatatataaactaatatgtataaaactgataactaataagaacctgctgtataaaaaaataaaataaaattcaaaaaaacaagaacaacaacaaaaagatacatgtaccataCCCttcttcactgcagcactatttacaatagccaagatatggaagcaacctaaattgtccatcaacagaggaatggataaagaagatgtgatatatatacacacaatggaatactactcagccataaaaaagaatgaaataatgccatttgcagcaacatggatggatggacctacagattatcatactaagtgaagtaagtcagaaagagaaagacaaataccatatgctatcacttatatgtggaatctgaaaaatgatacaaatgaacttatttacaaaacagaaacagactcacagacatagaaaacaaatttatggttaccaaagaggaaagatcgggggggggggggggggagataaaataggaatttggaattagcagatacatactactatatataaaacagataaacaaggacctactatgtagtacagggaactatactcgatattttataatataaaattatattttattataaaattattttataataacctatatgggaaacgaatctgcaaaagaatatatatctgaaACATTTTGCTgaacacgtgaaactaacacattataaatcaactatacttcaatgaaaaataaattgatttaaaaaagatttaaagagaatatttattttatacagtctTGATGTACCAAACGATTACTTCAAACAGCTGGATATTTTAAACAGTTATCTTCCCAATGCCCTCTTGGTGCTCTAAAAATCACCTCTCTCAAATAAAGAGACAAACAGGTCTCCTTTCTTAAGCgtgtaatttttataaattgcaTCAGACCCACAGTGAGTGTCTTCCGGGGAGTTTCACCAAGACCAAAAAGAAGTTCTGATATAAAACTGCAGCAGGAGATCGGGGGGAAAGAGTGTGGAACTGCAGGGTCACAGAACTGACCCGCAAGCTGTCAGTCAAACACACAAGTCGGTGCCCCAGGGGTGAAAGGACCTTGGGAGGCCAGCCGACAGCAGGGCTGGTCCTATCTCCCCTGCAGGGGTCGCAAATGCAGCTCGCGCTCCAGCTGCTCGGCAGTCAGGGTACCCTGGATGGCCTCGCAGCCCGGGTTGAACACGGAGTACGCGCTCTTCTCCCCCTCCATCTTCTCCTCGGGGCCTCGTGTCCCCACATACATCCAATAGAAGAGGGACAGGACAAAATAGGCCAGGCCAAATTCCAGTTGCACAAACAGTCCCAGCAGGACCAACCAGAGGAGCACCTTCAAGAAGGTGATGTTGGTCAGGAGAGACTGGTCCTgccggggcggggccggcggaGGCTCGGCTGGATTCCCCGGTGGCTGTGATGCGCGGCCCCCGGGCCGAGCCACTCCCTaggacacacacaaacaaaccaaAGTAAGAATAATGGGCAGTGGGGCCAGGAGGATGAAAACCGATCTGGAGAGACAGCTGTCCTTGCTCGGGAAAGGCTTCTGGCtcatctgtttctattttcttgccCTGCTCTCTGAGACAACCATCTCCAAAGAGCTCCTATGCATTCTGCTCCAACAGAATCAAAACTGATCAGTGAGATGTGACCCGATGAAATCCTTACAGCGTTCAGAGGGATTCCCATCTGAGGCAGACATTTCCTCAGATTAATCTGTTGCTAATAGGAGCTAATTTGTGCCTGGTACAGAAACTCCCCTGTAATTGATAAGGCAGTGACCACATGCTTCCCACACAGAATCAATATATGTTTGCTGATTTGTCTAAAGGAGCTAAGATTTTGCTGAGTGACATAATTCTAAAATGAAGACT encodes:
- the SAYSD1 gene encoding SAYSvFN domain-containing protein 1, giving the protein MERRLAEFREARKRAGLAAELSTSRQRAQTSGEKAEAAATPKAAPGWLKRFLVWKLRPASGQAQPSLAQGVARPGGRASQPPGNPAEPPPAPPRQDQSLLTNITFLKVLLWLVLLGLFVQLEFGLAYFVLSLFYWMYVGTRGPEEKMEGEKSAYSVFNPGCEAIQGTLTAEQLERELHLRPLQGR